The Rosa rugosa chromosome 1, drRosRugo1.1, whole genome shotgun sequence genomic sequence ATTACCTTAACAGGAGCAGTCCCTTGAAGATATTGAATTTGCAGTCAACCAATTTCTCTGGTCATCTGCCTGCTTCAATCGGAGACCTTCATGCCTTAAATTTGTTGAACATATCATCTTGTCACTTTTATCCCCATGTTCCATCTTCACTTTCCAACCTTACCCAGCTCAATTTCCTAGATCTTTCTTCCTTTTATGACTATAGTTATCAACCTGACCTTCCAACAATCCATACTTTTGGTGGCCAAGTTTCAGATTCCTGGTCTTGGGTTGGAAAGCTGACCAATCTCAACCACTTGGTCCTTGTGGATACCAACTTAAGGGGAGATTTGCCATGTTCTTTGGCAAATCTGACTCAACTTTTGGAATTAGACTTGAGCCAGAATCACATAACAGGTGAAATCCCATGTTGTTTGGCTCATCTGACACAACTTTTCAAATTAGACTTGGGCCACAATCAAATAACTGGTCAAATCCCATCTTGCCTTATGCTTTTGACCCAATTAACTTTGTTAGATGTACGATTCAACAATCTCCAAGGAGCAATTCCCAGGTCACTGTTACAGCTTAAAAGTCTTGAATATATTTTCCTCAACTCAAATAACTTGAGTGGATATGTTCAATTCGATGAGTTTTCTAAGCTCAAAAGGTTGAGGGGACTTCGTTTGTCGCTCAACAAGTTATCTGTGCAGATCAAAACTGGATTTACTGCTATTCTTCCGAAGCTTAATTTACTAGAATTGGGTTCATGCAACTTGACAGAGTTTCCggaatttttgaaattcagtAGTGAACTGATGCATCTAGATCTATCTGACAACAATCTTCATGGCCAAATACCAAAATGGATGTGGAATTCAACTAGTGAAACGTTGAGATACCTCAACCTCTCTCACAACCACTTAACTGGATTTGAAGAAAATTCGATCATGATTCCATGGCATCGGTTAAGCTCTTTACAGCTAGACTCTAACATGTTACGAGGATCACTGCCAATTCCAGGGCCGTCAATGGCAGTCTATTCTGTTTCAAACAATGAATATGAAGGAGAAATTCCAGCAACATTCTGTAATGCGGGGACGCTAACTATTCTTGATTTGTCTAACAACAACCTGAATGGCAAGATTCCTCAATGTTTTGAGAATTTCGGAGCTCTTCAGATATTGAAACTGCGGAACAATTCTTTTCACGGAGATATTCCTCAAATATGTTCAAACAGATGTACGGAGTTGGCAGCGATTGACTTGAGTTATAATCAGCTACAAGGGAAGCTACCAAGATCAATTGCTAATTGTCCTCAGTTGATGTTTCTTAATTTGGGAAATAATCAGATCAGTGATACCTTCCCTTCTTGGTTAGGAGTGCTTCAACAGTTAAAAATTCTCATTTTGCGGTCCAATATATTTCATGGCATAATTGGAAAGCCTGCAAGTAGCCATGAGTTCCCTAAGCTGTCCATCATTGATTTATCTAGCAATGATTTTTCAGGTCTGTTGCCCTCCAACTACTTAGAGAACTGGAATGCCATGAAATTTGTTGATGAAAACGAGCAAATATACGTCCAATCCGCTGTCATCTTCGGGATGTATCCAGACACGTTCCACTATGATTACCCGATTACAGTTTTTAGCAAAGGTATTCAATTGAAGTATTTCAAGACCCCTTATCTTCTGAGACTCATAGACCTCTCAAGTAACAACTTTGAAGGAGAGATTCCAGGTATCATTGGGAATCTAAGAGggcttcatttgctcaatcttTGCAACAACACTCTCACTGGTCCCATCCCCTCATCTTTGGGGAACTTGACTGCTCTTGAATCATTGGATCTCTCCCTAAATCAGCTCTCAGGAAAGATCCCCAGTGATCTAGCACAACTGACATTCCTTGCATACTTCAATGTATCCCACAATCGTCTCTATGGTTCAATCCCACAAGGTCGACAGTTTGATACATTCCAAGAGGATATGTACCGAGGAAACTCAGGTTTGTGTGGAAAACCTTTGTCAAAGAAATGTGAGGATTCTGAGAGCGCAACACCACAAACAAACTTTCAACGAGACGAAGACTCTGGTTTTCAAATTGAGCTAGATTGGTTTATGGTGCTGCCAGGAGTTGTTACTGGTCTAATAGTTGGAGTGGTTGGGGAAAACTTTTGGACAGCCAAGAAGCATGACTGGTTTATAGAGGCATTCAGCAGGAGGAGTGAGCCGAGAAGCACAAGGCGGAGGAGGCGACTCAGAACTTAGTTCTCATTTAATCCATGTATGTAAGGGCCCAGTTCATGAACATTAGCTTCATGTTCCTCGTGTTTAGAGCAGTATTGGGCTTATGTAGTTCTGATGCGTTATGTCATGTGTTTTGGTATATTTGTTTGTTAGCTTTGTATATTTTGAGCAGACTAACATGGTGTGGGACTGTAATAACTATATATTAACCTTCACAATGTCTGGAGTACTTCTTGTTCTATATATATCCAATCAAAAACCTAGAGACATGAGTTGCCTAGCTTCTATCTCAACCTAGACATAAACCAGATAGAACAAGAGGTCTTTCAGTTAACATTGCTTTTAATACTTGCACTGCTCCGTCAAACTCCCTATAGTTGCAGGCTTATTGCTTCTCTTTCATTAGAACTGAGCACGACTGAAAATTGAACAAATGTGAATTTATTCACGCTTTCCTACTGTATTGCACCATATAGAATAAGAACTGGGTTGGTTCTGTTTGGTTTGAAAGCATCAAGTAACAAGTAGAAAAATTTGAAGACTGTGGCACAGAATGAGCTCTGACTCTGCTTCACCGCATAGATAaagttgatttgattaattttgatGGATTTTGAAACGGTTTGAAGTATTGAGGCACTGATTAAATCATTAAATCATTAGCTTGGGAGTTCACAACTTGAgttcataaatcattttctttttttctatgtATCATAAATTAAGCTCATAGTTGGGCCTCTGATTACTGTTTGTCTGCCATTTTCTCTGTTTTGTTTGGACTGATGGTTTCATTTTGGGCcttttctttctatttaatCTTCTCCAAATTAATCTTCTACAAAAGTACAAATCTAGTGGACAAatctttggttttttttttttttttcgacaaaGAAATCTTTGGTTAAATTCATTCACTTTGTTCAATTCAAATTTGTTCACCACTTAAATATTGGTGGTATCACCGCTCAATAAACAGATGTCATGTGTATAATAACTTAACTATGGTTGGtaataaataatttttaatttttaatttctattattactctctctctctctctctctctccaccttcaTAGGTTCGTCGTTCTGCTTCATACCCCATCATCATCGCAACAACTTCGAaactcttcttcatcttcctctctAGGTAAATTAACAGGAATCTCATTACCAAATAATGCTTGACCCTCCATTTCCCACAATAGCTCAGCAATTCGATCTAAAACTTAAAAGCTGTGACTTTTACCAAAATCCAATCAATCTGAATCTCTGTAATTCAGCAGCTGAATCCCGAAAATATAAAAATCCAATCAATTTGAATCTCTGTAATTCAGGAGCTGAATCccgaaaatataaagaaaaataaatttcaatCAGGATCTTTCTAGGCCTAACTACAAATAATCATACAAGAAAGACCCATCAATGAATCGATCCAGAACTGCAACTGTAGCATCAGATCCTCCTGAAAGTACCACAAACGCTCATATCAGATACCGATACTTCAGCTACTAATACCaaatcaaaaacccagaaaaagccATCAATGAATTAATCCAAAAATCTGTGCTTTACCTTATAAACAtccccaaaataaaaaattgcaaGCTATtccaaatatataaaaaattataaaaaaataaaaaaaaatcaatcaaaaaagagaaaatgaatACTAATTTTTAATTGTTCTTTTGATTAAGGATAGTTATTTATATACATGCAGAAACAGTTGCAGGTAGAGAAGGGAAATGTGAAGCTTCCATTACCTTATTCGAAGAGCGGAATCAGATTCTTTTTGGGTTATGAAGTCTGAGATATTGTGTTGCAAGGATGAAATTGTAGACTTCACTTCGGGCGGTGGTTGAAGTGTTTCAGTGCGGAGAGAGCGAGAGGGGTTGTGGTGTTCTTGGACGTTTAAATTGGAGGAAAGAGACGGTTGCAGACTTTTCTAATGATAGAAAttaaaaattattaattatttattacTAACCATAATTAAGTTATTATACACATGTCATGTGTTTATTGAGGGGTGATACCACCACCAATATTtaagtggtgagcaaatttgaatcccacTTTgtttggaaattattctatgcaccgacggtgcaagtgacccaacccttataaaataatctcaacccttgatatttattatcaactttatttttaataaacaaaaagtgtatttaatgcaatctaaccattcatttatgttggtgcaagtgcacggcggtgctctgaataaaGTGTTGAAGCAAAAAACCAAGAATTGCATCGTAAACACAATCAGAAGTATAAGGCAGACAAATTAATATTGCAACTGTTGGCATTAAGCCATTATTCCCATTAACAAAAACCTTGACGCATAACTATTAACTAGTACAAAAGTTATATCCtggttaacttttttttttttttttttttgaaaagaaaatccATGAATCATCTTTTTTTATTAAATGCTTTAGTACAATTTAATGTATTGAGGATGGAATAgtaaaatataaatttaaaaatctTTATTAATTAAGTAAATTCTTGacagaatggttaaatttttgaagtgTCTATAATACCCACAGAATggttaaaaaaaattctatacGAGGAGTGTGATGGtaattttcaaaataaaaggcaaaacaaaaacaatttctTGGCAgagatgaaaagaaaaaaaaaattacaagaaaagaagaaaaaaaacggcCGCCGTCGCCCACGATCTCCAGACTTGAGGAGAACCGCCAGGCCACGAACTCACTGGAGGCAGAGACTTAGGACGACTTGGGAATTCAAATGTAAACATCAACACTCATCTGTCTTCCAATTCCCAGTTCACACGAAAATAGAgaacaaataaagaaagaagaGCAGCGcagaatcaaacccaaaaggaggAGAAAATTCTTATAAAATCGGCTTAGGTCGGACTTGATAATTGTCATTGGGTAAGTTTCAAATTTCGTTTTCCATTGAATTTCAGATTCAGTTGGTTTTTGCGTTTCTTTGGTGTGTGAATTTTTCAGTGGTATGCTAAGAAGTCCGGTGTGATCCTTTGGTCTTTTATTTTATATCAAACCGTTCAATGCATTGATTTTATCCTTGGATGATTGATTTTATATCAAAGTGTTGAATTGTTCAGAATTTTAGTTATTTCGGTTTCATTCGCTTTCAAATGAATTAATTGTTTTATGGAACATTTGCACTCCGTGTTGTTAATCTTTGGGTTTAGTTTTTCTCAAGTAGTGCTTCAGTTTCTGTTATCTAATGTCCAGTGCTATACATGTCAGTATGTGTTATGTAATCAGCCAATAGAAATTCGTCAGTTTTACTCCAACAAAATGGTCTTTATTGTTTCTTTCCTGTCATACTAATGGTCTAATGTAAGATGGTTATATGTGGTTTAGGAACTCAttgctttattattatttttttgaaaggactCATTGTTTTATTATATCAACAGATATTGGTGTtttggcttaattaataaagaTTTACTGAGTAAATTGCTTCAAGTCGAGATGGGGCCTGCCAAGTAATAGAAACTAAATGATATGATTCAAATGTGCAATATAAATCCCGCATATGGTTCAATAAGGTTTTGCTATGACACTTTGTAGGTACATATGTTCTTCCAATTTATCACTTTTGCTCGATTTTCATTGAACGATTGATTGTTTTTCTCCTTGGCTCAGTTCGCTGAGACAAGGATTCTTGATAAATAATAGTACTGTGAAAGGATAAGGGATAGAAAGGCTGGCGCAAGCATTGAAGGTCTCAAATTTCTTTAGCTGTGATCAGCAGATGCAGATCATATCATATTTCATCCGTTCCTCAGTTTTGCATATGTCAGTATACATTATTTTTCCTTATAACTGTGATTGAAGACAACATTGTGATTCATCTGCATCTCTACTCATCGCCTTTTTAATTGCTGATCTCTTCTTATTTTTGCCTctagatttttttcttcttttggtcaAAGCTGTAGATTTTTGAGAATTATAAATTCGTGACTTGATGAGCAATTTTTTGTCATTCCAGTTGTAGCACCTTCCTTTGATGCAGATATGAATAATTTTAACAGGAGCAAAACAATGCTCCGTTCAAAGGTATTAAGTTAAACCAGTTCTTTCCATCTCTCTACAGTTTTACTTCATTCCATTTCATTCTATTTGTAGGTAAATACAGTTGCTCATTTTCCATATTAATTGTtctctgatctctctctctctctcttttttttcttttttttttcctttttagtgTGGAGTCTCAAGTAATGATAATTGAAGAATCATGAAGATactttcaagttttcaacaacGTGTGGACTGAATTCTTTACTTCAAAAGGTAAGTCTATTCTCAACATTCTTCCCATTATTATCAAGAGCGTAGAGAGGAACACTAAcattttgttttgtggttttcttacTTCACAGTACTAACAAGTTCCTTTATTCCCCAGGTCCCTCCTTCAAAAAAAGAAGGCCGCTCCCTCTTCTTTAGATTAAGGATCAGACTGTTGCCATCTAATATTTTGATTTCATGGATTTAGCACCTCTAATTTTGAACGATGGCCAGTTTGAAGGATGGGCCTGAATTTCATTTAGGCATGCAATTTGATCTGCCGCATAATCTTAATTTGATGTATAGGACGAATTCTCAGCACAGTTTTTATTCTTTCCTCTCTTAGTTGCGTCTTTTATTTGGCTTCCCTTGCAATGATTTTACTTTGTATTGGCCTTTTTTGCTCTAGGAAGTTGCAGAtagtttttatttcttcttaggACTGTGGTATTGGTTTTTGatagttttttcttcttcttagaaCTGTGGTATTGGTTTTCAatagtttttgtttcttcattatGTTCTTTACTATCTCCTCTGTCTTAGAGGATATAATCTACGAAATCACTTCTCTGTCAATCCATTGTTGATAAAGTGAGTGAATTGTTAGTCATCttataattttcttaatatgtgtgttccaatttttattttcaaatacTGCGTTCTATAGTGCTACAGGTTCAGGAAGAAGCACTGGCTCTTTTCTCTAAGTTGCATCGAGTGGATTAGGTCCTAACGATGTTAGCGAGTGTTGTGTTCTTAGTAGGATAAACAAAGTTGATTATGATGAAGGCAAGAGAAACATGGAACAGGATCAAGCATGTTAAACGAGCTGCTGAAAATTGGGCTGCTATAGACTGCTTTAGAAATATGATTAGATCAAAAGTTGGGCATGAAATGATGAAAGTGTGACATTAGTTATTATTCTATCTGCGATTGTAGGCACAAATAATTTGGAGGTGGGGAAACAGATTCATGGTGCTTTGGAGTTTGGAGGTTAAGGGTTTCAGCTTATAATAACGGTGATTATGATTAGGATTAGATGAGTGAACAACCAAAACATTATGCCATCACATATTTTCCTTTCACTTTTGAGGTCATATTCTATCCACCTTCAATTAAGCTTCAATTGAATTATTGTTTGCTCTTAGATTGTGCACGTAAATTTATTTGGTTGCTATTGGGCCTCATGTTTGTGCTTACATATTTCTATATTGAAGGTAATCTCTCAGACCAATAGTTTTTCTACTGCAGTCCTTCGTGATAGTATGTCGCATGTTCTTCTGTTCTTACTAATACAATTtgtggtttttttattttattttttatttatgtgtTTCACAATTTTAGCTGCATATGACGTGTTTGTTGAAATGACCAaaatcttttgttttgttttagaaAGAAAACGAGAGAACCAAAGTTTTGATATTAAGTTGTTGCATATTTGAGGGTTAATGCATATTTTATGATCTAACCTTTGTAATTTTTATTGTAATTCTCTTGGTTTAGATTCTCCATGTAAAGCTCATTGAAGACCTTTTGTAAGATGAGAGCTTGAAGagtaaaaatatatattaaatcctAGGTTGGTGCTGGGGAAGTTTTATTTATCGGTAGAGGGACAGTGCTTCTAACTTGGATAAAATGTGTAACTGTCTGCATCACATGTGTACATTTTGATATcttttttggaagaaaatttcaaGTTGACAGTTGAATATGTAGATCACATGGAGTTTGCAATAAGACTTTTTGAGTGGGTATGTTTCTTCAGAAGTGATTTcaggattttgtttttgtgtttaggGAATTGTTGCAAATGAATACTTTTATGCTAAGCTGCAATTGggatttaatttttcatttagtACAGTTATTGTTATGCTTTCCATATACTGCCATGGGATTCTGAGTTCTATGCTAAGATTTGGCTCCAATTGGGATTTAATTTTTCGTTTGGTAAGATAATTGTTATGCTTTCCATGAACTAATAAACAAGTATCAACTATCAAGTATTGCATGTCAAAACGGAGGCTCAAAATGGAAGCTATAAAGCCAATTTAAAAGTGATACTGCAGCCCTTCAATTGCTTCTACCATAGCCACAAAAATTTATGCATTATGGACGATAGAAAATAAAACTACTTGAAACATATTCAATAAGAACAGAAGTTGAGGAATAATAAAAGATTTTTAGCCAAAattttataacaaaaaaaaaaacattcaacaTCTTGCACACGCAAAGATGTCAGATTGGTACTTAGATAAAATCTTGATAGATTGAATTATAATGGGTCGGGATCTTGCATATTTGAACTATATCTCTTCCAATATTATTACGCAAGCGTGAGCGCATATGCAGAAGGGCCGCGATCAAAGAAAAAGTTTGTGTAATTCTAATTATTTTTCCACCTTTTTGGATTACAACCTGTAACTTTGTGTAATTCTTTCTATTTGTAGGAATGGTACGAGATCGTTGccctcaacaaaagaaaaagttttaAAGAGACGAGGGCTTTAGGAGGCGTGTTTCAGTATTTTCATGTGGTTGGTGCATGGGAAAATCAGTCAAAATGAACATTATTATCTCAGTGAGCTTATTTTGAAAGAGTGGAATAAAAAGAAGCATGCACACTTGCACAGTATGAACTCTTAAGCTCTGCTTCTTTTCCTTTAaatatgttttttattttgtggtaCTTAACCAAGTCCAATAATAAGTAGACTTAAAGGCGGGAAGGCCTTTCCTCCTTCTGGCTTCCCACCATTAAAATTATATAAATTTGTATATACCAGCGCATATTTTTGTACAAAGTTTTATGTCTTTTACTAATGGATTGCTAAAGACATATACAATATTTTATAATATCTGTATGGGGTAAGAGTTAGGTAATATGCAACACAGAAATTATATTGCACTCATGAGTAACATTTCAAATATGCGTATCAAGAGAGGAAGGACAATACGCACGCGCGAGCGCGGCTCTTCCACACGCGCATCGCGCGTGTAGGAAGGCTAGTATATATAATGTAGATACCATATGGCAATGTCCAGGAATAGTGACACGGATAGTATGACCTAGCTGTGCTAGGGTTTCTGAGCCGTCGTCCCTAGTGGATGCAACTCTTATACCTCTTCCTACCCATGGATAAATCTACAGGTCTTGGCCTGTTATTCTTCTTTTTACTTCCTCTCGTTAGGGTTGGTGATTCGTTTTGCCCGTTGTTGGTGTGGACGAGATTTGTTGAAGGTTCTGCTATGGTGGACGGACTGACGTCAGGCGACTTCTGGCATCGGCGTGAGGCAGACCCCGGTGGTGGTAAACATTGCGGTGGCAGTGTTCTTCAGGGAATGCCGCATCTCAGGTTTTGAAAGATTAGGAACGAGATCCTCGATTGCCAGGTTGTGTTTTGGCTTGATTGTGGCGGAGATGCAATTGAGGCAGCGGTGGTGTCGGGCTCGTCTTGCCTGCGGTGGAGTTGGGTGGTGCACCAGACGCATCGGGTCTAGGACCGGAGCAAGAGgatccggatttgggatccgAGCGGGCCGTGGGATTGGGCTTCAATCTATTCTCGATGTTGGGTTCGATTTCTAGCCCACTATAATTGTTGGGCTTGGGTTCCAGCCCACTCTGTTCATTGGGCTGTTCTTCAATTTTTGGAATGGTTTGGGGCCTCTGCTTGTTACTGGTATTGGATTTGGGGCCTCTGCTTATTACTGGTATTGGATTTGGGGCCCAGGTTTATGGTATCTATTCGTGAAAGATCGTTTGCCAACATGGTCATGTTTTGACAACATTGACCGGCTTCGttctttaggtgggagagtgccctCATTCTGGGACCAAATTGACTATTGTCAATTTGTGCGTTGGAATGGCATAGGTAGTCAAGCCACC encodes the following:
- the LOC133732153 gene encoding receptor-like protein 7, with amino-acid sequence MSAEGGKGGAWFLDANLRLWMEEVAEAEAKWDGDRDYTESFTLDKFCSSRDTFAYPKVASWGQGERSSNCCFWDGVECDEDSGYVIGLDLRSSCLYGSFNSSSSIFKLVHLQGLDLSAVFRYSALPDILTNASSLVYLRLLECGLFGKFPTQKLCHDDERSALLQFKASFTIDKSVSQDPFAYPKVASWGRLEGDPQRSNCCSWDGVECNDVSGHVIGLDLASSYLHGSINSNSSLFQLVQLQRLDLSDNNFSFSQIPSRLGNDLTSLTYLNLSMSSFSGHIPSEISYLSKLSALDLTSDYMLALEKANFRSLIQNLTDIKQLHLSKVSILSTVPNTLVNMSSLTSLRLQACNLEGEFPVGIFHLPNLQVLDLAYNDNLTGYFPDYLNRSSPLKILNLQSTNFSGHLPASIGDLHALNLLNISSCHFYPHVPSSLSNLTQLNFLDLSSFYDYSYQPDLPTIHTFGGQVSDSWSWVGKLTNLNHLVLVDTNLRGDLPCSLANLTQLLELDLSQNHITGEIPCCLAHLTQLFKLDLGHNQITGQIPSCLMLLTQLTLLDVRFNNLQGAIPRSLLQLKSLEYIFLNSNNLSGYVQFDEFSKLKRLRGLRLSLNKLSVQIKTGFTAILPKLNLLELGSCNLTEFPEFLKFSSELMHLDLSDNNLHGQIPKWMWNSTSETLRYLNLSHNHLTGFEENSIMIPWHRLSSLQLDSNMLRGSLPIPGPSMAVYSVSNNEYEGEIPATFCNAGTLTILDLSNNNLNGKIPQCFENFGALQILKLRNNSFHGDIPQICSNRCTELAAIDLSYNQLQGKLPRSIANCPQLMFLNLGNNQISDTFPSWLGVLQQLKILILRSNIFHGIIGKPASSHEFPKLSIIDLSSNDFSGLLPSNYLENWNAMKFVDENEQIYVQSAVIFGMYPDTFHYDYPITVFSKGIQLKYFKTPYLLRLIDLSSNNFEGEIPGIIGNLRGLHLLNLCNNTLTGPIPSSLGNLTALESLDLSLNQLSGKIPSDLAQLTFLAYFNVSHNRLYGSIPQGRQFDTFQEDMYRGNSGLCGKPLSKKCEDSESATPQTNFQRDEDSGFQIELDWFMVLPGVVTGLIVGVVGENFWTAKKHDWFIEAFSRRSEPRSTRRRRRLRT